The Acidobacteriota bacterium genome has a segment encoding these proteins:
- a CDS encoding Mrp/NBP35 family ATP-binding protein, whose translation MAVTEQQILDALRAVVDPDFNKDIVELGFVHDLKVEGGRASFRIVLTTPACPVRERFRQQAEEAVRAIPGVTEVAVTMDAKVAAGTTGPLIENLLPQVKNTLAVASGKGGVGKSTVASNLAAALALTGAKVGLLDADIYGPSMGIMLGVTEKPKVDEAQEKMLPIFAHGMHVMSLGFLLDPDMPVIWRGPMVMKALEQLLKDVAWPELDYMVVDLPPGTGDAQLTLTQKVPLTGAVIVTTPNEVALIDARKGLAMFQKVQVPVLGIVENMSWFVCPHCQGVSDIFSRGGGERCAREMGVPFLGEVPLDPSVREAGDGGTPVVIGSPDSPVARAFRDLAGRVAQQSSIAALRQG comes from the coding sequence ATGGCTGTGACGGAACAGCAAATCCTCGATGCCCTCCGGGCCGTCGTGGACCCGGATTTCAACAAGGACATCGTTGAACTCGGATTCGTCCACGACCTCAAGGTGGAAGGAGGGCGCGCCTCCTTCCGGATCGTGCTCACGACGCCGGCCTGCCCGGTGCGGGAGAGGTTCCGACAGCAGGCCGAGGAGGCGGTCCGGGCCATCCCCGGGGTGACGGAGGTGGCCGTCACCATGGACGCCAAGGTTGCCGCCGGGACCACGGGGCCGCTCATCGAGAACCTCCTTCCCCAGGTGAAGAACACCCTCGCCGTGGCCTCGGGAAAGGGCGGGGTGGGCAAGTCCACGGTGGCTTCGAACCTCGCCGCTGCGCTGGCCCTGACGGGAGCCAAGGTGGGGCTCCTGGACGCGGACATTTACGGGCCCTCCATGGGAATCATGCTCGGAGTCACGGAGAAGCCCAAGGTGGACGAGGCCCAGGAGAAGATGCTCCCGATCTTCGCCCACGGCATGCACGTCATGTCCCTCGGCTTCCTCCTGGACCCCGACATGCCCGTGATCTGGAGGGGCCCCATGGTGATGAAGGCCCTCGAACAACTCCTCAAGGACGTGGCCTGGCCGGAGCTGGACTACATGGTCGTGGACCTTCCGCCGGGCACCGGGGACGCGCAACTGACGCTGACGCAGAAGGTTCCGCTCACCGGCGCGGTCATCGTCACCACGCCCAACGAGGTGGCCCTCATCGACGCTCGAAAGGGCCTCGCCATGTTCCAGAAGGTCCAGGTGCCCGTGCTGGGGATCGTGGAGAACATGTCGTGGTTCGTGTGCCCGCACTGCCAGGGTGTGTCGGACATCTTCTCCCGCGGAGGAGGAGAACGCTGCGCCCGGGAGATGGGCGTGCCCTTCCTCGGGGAGGTTCCCCTGGACCCGAGCGTGCGCGAGGCGGGAGACGGCGGCACTCCCGTGGTCATCGGCTCGCCGGACTCCCCGGTGGCGCGCGCCTTCCGGGACCTCGCCGGGCGGGTCGCCCAGCAATCCAGCATCGCGGCCCTCCGCCAGGGCTAG
- a CDS encoding GSU2204 family CXXCH-containing (seleno)protein — translation MRTLTLFALASVLILLPWAAARAEEAPPAGSGSYVAVGAWHSEDSGNQEQVSEYSPIGSGPEFDLRLVNAAPGSHFLLSAHTVGGNTQDMTLTFDVQRMLRSRTEYTKFVHRLPHDPLSYMNAVASPKVLQGTDLSPNDEYKINYSLLESRLEFQHPDIPRLTLGLLVRDQHRDGTHQSLSLGHCFGCHVTGQTRGVDEHTYDLGFKAEMNLTKAVVALSYTERSLAQGVDSAFLLYPRARHPVLRTDIFSNRVQYDARSGILPSDLQPELDKRTTKLDVTVPSAYGFALDAGGVWSTTENRRTDISYDYEGYRLSTARRFGGHKKWSFRWRSNYYTLDSDPYFIDTAEPVAAAGPHVGRTYRDVYGVNPDYWRYSSMDRRVYDSNLNLGYRFGKKAGSLDLEWLYRIEDRDTFTVLGDSTKTTTNRYRLTYRAKPWKGGQVRGTFERLEANHTYGNPNGTCTTYEAPGNPSAFAATQYYQWRAARVSDPSMSPETQDRYSLFLSHNFGTKASLTAATRWSSADNREGDNTDWSRDQMAADLTFWHAPLPKLEWFANVAIQRVKSDFPTCIALMDG, via the coding sequence ATGAGAACCTTGACCCTCTTCGCCCTCGCCTCCGTCCTGATCCTCCTTCCTTGGGCCGCGGCCCGGGCCGAGGAGGCTCCGCCCGCTGGATCCGGCTCTTATGTAGCCGTGGGCGCGTGGCACTCCGAGGACAGCGGGAACCAGGAACAGGTGAGCGAGTATTCCCCCATCGGATCGGGCCCCGAGTTCGACCTCAGGCTGGTCAACGCGGCTCCCGGCTCTCACTTCCTGCTCTCCGCCCACACGGTAGGTGGAAACACGCAGGACATGACCCTGACCTTTGACGTTCAGCGAATGCTCAGGAGCCGCACGGAGTACACCAAGTTTGTCCATCGGCTACCCCACGATCCGCTCTCTTACATGAACGCCGTGGCCTCCCCAAAGGTGCTCCAGGGCACGGACCTGAGCCCCAACGACGAATACAAGATCAACTACTCGCTTCTGGAAAGCCGCCTCGAATTCCAACACCCGGACATCCCCCGGCTCACGCTGGGTCTGCTGGTCCGCGACCAGCACCGGGACGGTACCCATCAGTCCCTGTCCCTCGGCCACTGCTTCGGGTGCCACGTGACGGGTCAGACTCGCGGCGTGGACGAGCACACCTACGACCTCGGATTCAAGGCCGAGATGAACCTCACCAAGGCCGTGGTGGCCCTCAGCTATACCGAGCGGTCCCTGGCCCAGGGCGTGGACAGCGCCTTCCTGCTCTATCCCCGCGCCAGACATCCCGTGCTCCGCACGGACATCTTTTCCAATAGGGTCCAGTACGACGCCCGGAGTGGGATCCTGCCCTCGGACCTCCAGCCCGAGTTGGACAAGCGGACGACCAAACTCGACGTGACGGTCCCCAGCGCCTACGGCTTCGCCCTGGACGCCGGCGGCGTCTGGTCCACCACGGAGAACCGCCGAACCGACATCTCCTACGACTACGAAGGGTATCGGCTCTCCACGGCCCGGCGCTTCGGGGGACACAAGAAGTGGTCCTTCCGCTGGCGCAGCAACTACTACACCCTCGACAGCGACCCCTACTTCATCGACACGGCGGAGCCCGTGGCCGCCGCGGGTCCCCACGTCGGGCGGACTTACCGGGACGTGTACGGAGTCAATCCCGACTACTGGCGCTACTCCTCCATGGATCGAAGGGTCTACGACTCCAACCTGAACCTCGGGTACCGCTTCGGCAAGAAGGCGGGAAGCCTCGATCTCGAGTGGCTTTACCGAATCGAGGACCGGGACACCTTTACGGTGCTCGGCGATTCGACGAAGACCACGACGAACCGGTACCGCCTCACCTACCGGGCAAAGCCCTGGAAGGGAGGACAGGTCCGCGGCACCTTCGAGCGCCTCGAGGCCAACCACACATACGGGAACCCCAACGGGACCTGCACGACCTACGAGGCCCCTGGCAACCCGAGCGCCTTCGCGGCGACCCAGTACTACCAGTGGCGAGCGGCCCGCGTGTCGGATCCCTCCATGTCCCCCGAGACTCAGGACCGCTACAGCCTGTTCCTCTCCCACAACTTCGGGACCAAGGCCTCCCTGACCGCCGCCACCCGCTGGAGTTCGGCGGACAACCGCGAGGGCGACAACACCGACTGGTCCCGCGATCAGATGGCTGCGGATCTCACCTTCTGGCACGCGCCCCTCCCGAAGCTGGAGTGGTTTGCGAACGTGGCGATTCAGCGCGTCAAGTCGGACTTCCCGACCTGCATCGCGCTGATGGATGGGTGA
- a CDS encoding MtrB/PioB family outer membrane beta-barrel protein, giving the protein MHYETRNTSYSAGLTYKPIEELALNLEYVYSDSDGGLDLFELLQPSDFNIPGIHFLPMTRVYSYSDLDMSQAWLRFGARYTFTDAWWLQARYEYGDYSDNDPYLYDKAGRSHFYSLMVGHSF; this is encoded by the coding sequence CTGCACTACGAGACCCGCAACACCTCCTACTCGGCCGGCCTCACCTACAAGCCCATCGAGGAGCTGGCCCTCAATCTCGAGTACGTCTACTCCGATTCGGACGGGGGCCTGGACCTCTTCGAACTCCTTCAGCCCTCCGACTTCAACATCCCGGGGATCCACTTCCTGCCGATGACCCGCGTCTACTCCTACTCCGACCTGGACATGTCCCAGGCCTGGCTTCGCTTCGGGGCCCGCTACACCTTCACCGACGCCTGGTGGCTCCAGGCCCGTTATGAATACGGCGACTACTCGGACAACGATCCTTACCTTTACGACAAGGCCGGACGGTCGCACTTCTACAGCTTGATGGTGGGCCACTCCTTCTAG
- a CDS encoding DNA polymerase III subunit, with protein sequence MARKRERQEEPQVVRRNLEVRFEGLVGQAAALRFLRKALQKGVLPQVLLFSGPRGVGKATAAMMTAAGLLCEKGNQGPCGECLPCRKVSRGIHPDVREVGLELVEGSGKARTQIVVEQVRTQVLQPLALPPYEGRRLVFLIDPAEALNANAQNALLRSLEEPPSYAQFFLIASNLSSLLPTVRSRCHEVVFSSLDPGEMRAFCERAGLEGIEEPALAAAGGSPGQLLALQGGEGAARREVVLRLLSEGLNLSSYPSLHPILETLAKENPREVVSMAVGLVRDAARIASGGEPLRHRDVAAHLRAAVAARGAAGLDELAERLAQAPAQLAHNVNPRLLLDRLFLVP encoded by the coding sequence ATGGCGCGCAAAAGGGAGAGGCAAGAGGAGCCCCAGGTCGTCCGCCGAAACCTGGAGGTCCGCTTCGAGGGCCTCGTGGGGCAGGCCGCCGCCCTCCGCTTCCTCCGGAAGGCTCTCCAGAAGGGCGTCCTTCCACAAGTTCTGCTTTTCTCCGGTCCGCGGGGTGTCGGGAAGGCGACGGCGGCCATGATGACCGCGGCGGGCCTCCTCTGCGAGAAGGGGAACCAGGGACCCTGCGGAGAGTGCCTTCCCTGCCGGAAGGTGTCCCGGGGCATCCACCCGGACGTGCGCGAGGTCGGGTTGGAGCTCGTGGAAGGCTCGGGCAAAGCGCGGACGCAGATTGTCGTGGAGCAAGTGAGGACCCAGGTGCTCCAGCCCCTGGCCCTGCCCCCGTACGAAGGGAGGCGGCTCGTCTTTCTCATCGATCCCGCCGAGGCCCTCAACGCCAACGCCCAGAACGCCCTGCTCCGGTCGCTCGAGGAGCCCCCCTCTTACGCCCAGTTCTTCCTGATCGCGTCAAATCTGTCCAGCTTGCTCCCCACGGTTCGATCGAGATGCCACGAGGTGGTCTTCTCCTCCCTCGATCCCGGGGAAATGCGCGCCTTCTGCGAAAGGGCGGGCCTGGAGGGGATCGAGGAGCCGGCCCTGGCCGCCGCCGGAGGGTCCCCCGGCCAGCTTCTGGCCTTGCAGGGAGGGGAGGGAGCGGCCCGGAGGGAGGTCGTCCTCCGTCTCCTTTCCGAGGGGCTGAACCTGTCTTCGTACCCGTCCCTTCACCCCATCCTCGAAACCCTGGCGAAGGAAAACCCCCGTGAAGTCGTGTCCATGGCCGTCGGGCTCGTGCGGGACGCCGCGCGAATCGCGTCGGGTGGAGAGCCCCTCCGTCATCGCGATGTCGCCGCGCATTTGAGGGCCGCGGTGGCCGCCCGGGGCGCGGCGGGCCTGGACGAACTGGCCGAGCGTCTGGCCCAGGCCCCCGCACAGCTCGCGCACAACGTGAATCCCCGGCTCCTCCTCGATCGGCTCTTCCTCGTTCCCTGA